Proteins encoded within one genomic window of Funiculus sociatus GB2-C1:
- a CDS encoding DUF3419 family protein has product MICSPLSEIAFSQAREDPRIELRVIEQLKERQGHPLRVLLVASGGCTALSLLASPAVAQIEAVDLNLAQLHLVELRRQALLHLPLDEQLRLIGAELKASETERLRLYERVRLQLPDTTQAFWDARQDQIAFGVNRVGRFEQLFRELSSYFATFGLDPLRSPITALQHPRWRDSFETVFERSKLAGTFGEAAVNYSMDRSFGEHFADVFAIALQQFVPTENYFVTQVWGDCYTSGMDGVPIYLQQPAQTSIHALGTDRLRLHHGAFAEKMQQLAEFSKFDLIQFSNISDWMPLSDLHTMLTSAVHSLKPGGALIGRRLNGDHHLASVMADHLLVDDSLSTQLLGSDRSFFYREVVVGFRHEISSALA; this is encoded by the coding sequence GTGATTTGTAGCCCCTTGTCTGAGATTGCCTTTTCCCAGGCACGGGAAGACCCCAGGATTGAGTTACGGGTCATCGAGCAGTTAAAGGAGCGACAGGGACATCCGTTGCGAGTCTTGCTGGTTGCCTCTGGGGGTTGTACGGCTCTGAGTTTGCTCGCTAGTCCAGCCGTGGCGCAGATTGAAGCGGTTGACCTGAACCTCGCCCAACTTCATTTAGTTGAGTTGCGACGACAAGCCTTGTTGCACTTGCCCCTAGATGAACAACTACGACTTATAGGAGCAGAGCTGAAGGCGAGTGAGACGGAGCGACTGAGGCTCTACGAACGAGTGCGCCTGCAACTTCCAGACACAACACAGGCATTTTGGGACGCACGGCAAGACCAGATCGCTTTTGGTGTGAATCGCGTGGGTCGCTTTGAGCAGCTGTTTCGGGAACTCTCCAGCTATTTTGCCACTTTTGGGTTAGACCCACTTCGCTCTCCTATAACTGCCCTCCAGCATCCCCGATGGCGAGATAGTTTTGAGACGGTATTCGAGCGCAGCAAACTGGCAGGAACATTTGGGGAAGCAGCCGTGAACTATTCGATGGATCGTAGTTTTGGGGAGCATTTCGCCGATGTATTTGCGATCGCCTTACAGCAATTTGTTCCTACTGAAAATTACTTTGTAACTCAGGTATGGGGCGATTGCTATACCAGTGGAATGGATGGCGTGCCTATCTATCTGCAACAACCTGCCCAAACGTCCATTCACGCCTTGGGTACTGATCGACTGAGGCTACACCACGGTGCCTTTGCCGAGAAAATGCAGCAATTAGCAGAGTTTAGTAAGTTTGACCTGATCCAGTTTTCTAATATCTCCGACTGGATGCCTTTGTCTGATCTGCATACCATGCTAACGAGTGCAGTACACAGCTTGAAGCCGGGTGGTGCATTGATTGGACGACGACTTAATGGCGATCATCATCTGGCGTCGGTCATGGCTGACCATCTTCTGGTCGATGACTCACTCAGTACCCAATTGCTGGGATCTGATCGCTCCTTTTTCTACCGGGAAGTTGTAGTTGGGTTTCGCCATGAAATTTCATCGGCTCTCGCCTGA
- a CDS encoding iron-containing redox enzyme family protein, with protein MQALEEKSVITTKISTTPELTWEDLATMPTLEAAVLRVAEVYDFHHHPYLIWMQTDSTSREAFRQSQLPFRFAVESFSQALAAVLARIPLLEARLPLAENVAEEHGHGNRLRSHKYTFGQYLQSLGATAAELETPCITPVLAFNQSILTYCLSQPGEAGAALLGIIEYLYVDISAAIARTVNHRGWVAPGSQSHYAVHEKLDTEHARDLLMLAAPTWNESRSRTQVVQGLVLGAHYFWSLYRDL; from the coding sequence ATGCAAGCACTAGAAGAGAAATCCGTTATAACGACAAAAATTTCAACCACTCCTGAACTGACTTGGGAAGACTTGGCTACAATGCCGACATTGGAAGCCGCCGTGTTGCGGGTAGCAGAAGTTTACGATTTCCATCACCATCCTTACCTGATTTGGATGCAAACCGATTCCACATCCCGCGAAGCCTTTCGTCAGAGCCAACTGCCATTTCGATTTGCGGTGGAGTCGTTTTCGCAGGCACTCGCGGCAGTGCTGGCGCGGATACCACTGCTGGAGGCACGGCTACCGTTGGCAGAAAATGTAGCAGAGGAACATGGACATGGCAATCGCCTGCGTTCCCATAAGTATACATTTGGTCAATATCTGCAATCGTTGGGTGCAACCGCCGCAGAACTGGAAACGCCCTGTATCACCCCGGTTCTAGCCTTTAACCAATCGATTCTGACCTACTGTCTATCCCAACCTGGAGAAGCAGGAGCAGCCTTGTTAGGTATCATTGAGTATCTTTATGTGGACATCAGTGCGGCGATCGCTCGTACCGTAAATCATCGGGGCTGGGTGGCTCCCGGTAGCCAATCTCACTACGCCGTGCATGAAAAACTCGATACCGAACACGCTAGAGATTTGCTGATGCTAGCAGCACCTACCTGGAATGAGTCGCGTTCCCGTACCCAGGTTGTGCAAGGACTCGTTCTCGGCGCACACTATTTTTGGAGCCTGTACCGTGATTTGTAG
- a CDS encoding SH3 domain-containing protein → MRIVKSVLVKIQVVAFTGLVATLMLPAAPASAQSKIPQSEMSYCAAKLTGQTPGSRINLRSGPGTNYQQKGYGLVGDSVHILKAGNTPQDLAFAKDRQGATWYKVGFPKSGARGWVRQDFMTPECFG, encoded by the coding sequence ATGAGAATAGTTAAAAGTGTTTTAGTCAAGATTCAAGTAGTTGCCTTCACTGGGCTTGTAGCTACTTTGATGCTGCCAGCAGCACCGGCTTCTGCACAGTCAAAAATTCCTCAAAGTGAAATGTCTTATTGCGCTGCAAAGCTGACTGGTCAAACACCAGGGTCGCGGATTAATTTGCGTTCCGGCCCTGGCACAAATTATCAGCAGAAAGGCTATGGACTTGTAGGTGATAGCGTTCATATATTAAAGGCGGGTAATACTCCTCAAGATTTAGCATTCGCCAAGGATCGCCAAGGTGCGACATGGTACAAGGTTGGTTTTCCTAAAAGTGGCGCTCGTGGCTGGGTTCGCCAAGACTTCATGACTCCTGAATGCTTTGGCTAA